In a genomic window of Streptomyces pristinaespiralis:
- a CDS encoding AAA family ATPase, with amino-acid sequence MSAPTPETAESSDRARASLEALRTEIAKAVVGQDPAVTGLVVALLCRGHVLLEGVPGVAKTLLVRALAASLELDTKRVQFTPDLMPSDVTGSLVYDSHTSEFSFQPGPVFTNLLLADEINRTPPKTQSSLLEAMEERQVTVDGTPRLLPDPFLVAATQNPVEYEGTYPLPEAQLDRFLLKLTVPLPSREDEINVLTRHAEGFNPRDLEAAGVRPVAGPAELEAARLAVAKTSVSAEIAAYVVDICRATRESPSLTLGASPRGATALLSTARAWAWLTGRDYVIPDDVKALALPTLRHRLQLRPEAEMEGVTADSVITAILAHVPVPR; translated from the coding sequence ATGAGCGCCCCGACCCCCGAGACAGCCGAGAGCTCGGACCGCGCCCGCGCCTCCCTGGAGGCCCTGCGCACCGAGATCGCCAAGGCCGTGGTCGGCCAGGACCCCGCTGTCACCGGTCTCGTCGTGGCTCTGCTCTGCCGCGGTCACGTCCTTCTCGAGGGAGTACCTGGCGTCGCCAAGACACTCCTGGTGCGGGCCCTGGCTGCATCGCTCGAGCTCGACACGAAGCGCGTCCAGTTCACGCCCGACCTGATGCCCAGCGATGTCACCGGGTCCCTCGTCTACGACAGCCACACGTCAGAGTTCTCGTTCCAGCCCGGACCGGTCTTCACGAACCTTCTCCTCGCTGACGAGATCAACCGCACGCCGCCCAAGACGCAGTCGTCGCTCCTCGAAGCGATGGAGGAGCGACAGGTGACGGTCGACGGCACCCCTCGCCTCCTCCCCGATCCCTTCCTCGTCGCCGCGACGCAGAACCCCGTCGAGTACGAAGGCACTTACCCCCTTCCGGAAGCACAGCTGGACCGCTTCCTCCTCAAGTTGACGGTCCCCCTTCCGTCCCGCGAGGACGAGATCAATGTCCTGACCCGGCACGCGGAGGGCTTCAACCCCCGCGACCTCGAAGCTGCGGGGGTGCGTCCCGTCGCCGGCCCCGCGGAGTTGGAAGCCGCCCGTCTCGCCGTGGCCAAGACATCCGTCTCGGCCGAGATCGCCGCCTACGTCGTCGATATCTGTCGTGCCACCCGTGAATCCCCCTCACTGACCTTGGGCGCCTCCCCGCGAGGCGCAACCGCGCTGCTGTCCACCGCCCGCGCCTGGGCCTGGCTCACCGGGCGCGACTACGTCATCCCGGACGATGTGAAGGCCCTCGCCCTGCCCACCCTTCGGCACCGGCTCCAGCTCCGGCCCGAGGCGGAGATGGAGGGAGTCACCGCCGACTCCGTCATCACCGCGATCCTCGCCCACGTCCCCGTACCGCGATGA
- a CDS encoding DUF4129 domain-containing protein: MLGTGGATAALLFGASDDVPVDTPRDPAREAAERELSRPMYHENDPNLLERALDRFWEWVDGLFGAASSGAPGGVIGLIAIILVVLALAAALWWRLGKPQRTVRTADSLFEEGPRSASAHRSASDKHAAAERWNQAVQERMRAIVRSLEERTLLDPRPGRTADEAAAEAGRTLPHHADELRAAARVFDDVTYGGRTADRQAYERLRDLDLDLENSKPLSATAAEGAAE, encoded by the coding sequence GTGTTGGGCACGGGGGGCGCGACGGCGGCACTGCTGTTCGGAGCGAGCGACGACGTACCGGTGGACACTCCACGCGATCCGGCCCGCGAGGCGGCGGAGCGGGAACTGTCCAGGCCGATGTACCACGAGAACGACCCGAACCTCCTCGAGCGCGCCCTCGACCGCTTCTGGGAGTGGGTCGACGGCCTCTTCGGTGCCGCCTCGAGCGGCGCGCCCGGCGGCGTGATCGGCCTGATCGCCATCATCCTCGTCGTCCTCGCCCTCGCGGCCGCGCTGTGGTGGCGGCTCGGTAAGCCCCAGCGCACCGTCCGTACCGCGGACTCGCTCTTCGAGGAGGGCCCGCGCAGCGCCTCTGCGCACCGCAGCGCGTCGGACAAGCACGCCGCCGCCGAGCGATGGAACCAGGCCGTGCAGGAGCGGATGCGCGCCATCGTCCGCTCCTTGGAAGAGCGCACCCTCCTCGACCCCAGGCCGGGCCGCACCGCCGACGAGGCCGCCGCGGAAGCGGGGCGCACGCTCCCCCACCACGCCGACGAACTGCGTGCCGCGGCCCGCGTCTTCGACGACGTCACGTACGGCGGTCGCACCGCCGACCGGCAGGCGTACGAACGGCTCCGGGACCTGGACCTCGACCTGGAGAACAGCAAGCCCCTGTCGGCCACCGCTGCAGAGGGAGCCGCCGAATGA
- a CDS encoding glycerophosphoryl diester phosphodiesterase membrane domain-containing protein: MNDTPGWASPGSAPSEGQNGPGVPHQAPPADGSGPTSKWSKEQPPPGQWSAPTGPGQVPGPPPPQWGGGRHHDGGWGRPPAAAKPGVIPLRPLGVGEILDGAVSTLRAHWRTVLSVTITVSVISQICSILVERYLLPAPPEVDPDATPEEALEQSVESLQSSLVALGPALLITLIGTLLTTALLTVVISRSVLGRPITLAEAWREARPRLPHLLGLTLLLPLGSATIMTVGVLPGMLIGGAGVLLSVVGGLAALTVIIWLMVRFALASPALVLERQGVITSLRRSAKLVQGAWWRVFGITLLTLLLVFVVSMVIAIPFTIIGFAVDGAGVGDLFTGTGPDFGWPFLIITGIGSVIASSITYPISAGVTVLLYVDQRIRREALDLELARAAGLSGYGSAPPGNRSTGG, translated from the coding sequence GTGAACGACACTCCGGGTTGGGCATCGCCCGGATCGGCTCCTTCCGAAGGGCAGAACGGCCCCGGCGTACCGCATCAGGCGCCGCCCGCGGACGGAAGCGGTCCTACCTCGAAGTGGTCCAAGGAGCAGCCCCCTCCCGGACAGTGGTCCGCGCCGACCGGTCCCGGCCAGGTCCCCGGCCCGCCCCCGCCGCAGTGGGGCGGCGGCAGGCACCACGACGGCGGCTGGGGCAGGCCCCCCGCCGCGGCCAAGCCAGGTGTCATCCCGCTCCGCCCCCTCGGCGTCGGCGAGATCCTCGACGGTGCGGTGTCCACGCTGCGCGCACACTGGCGCACGGTCCTGAGTGTGACGATCACGGTTTCCGTCATCTCCCAGATCTGCAGCATCCTCGTGGAGCGCTACCTGCTCCCGGCGCCTCCCGAGGTCGATCCCGACGCCACGCCCGAGGAAGCCCTGGAGCAGTCCGTCGAGTCGCTGCAGTCGAGCCTGGTGGCCCTCGGCCCCGCCCTGTTGATCACCTTGATCGGCACCCTGCTCACCACCGCACTGCTCACCGTGGTGATCAGCCGCTCGGTGCTCGGCCGCCCGATCACCCTCGCCGAGGCCTGGCGCGAGGCCCGGCCGCGACTCCCGCACCTTCTGGGCCTCACCCTGCTGCTGCCGCTGGGCAGCGCCACGATCATGACCGTCGGCGTACTCCCGGGGATGCTGATCGGCGGCGCGGGTGTCCTGCTCTCCGTGGTCGGCGGTCTCGCCGCTCTCACCGTCATCATCTGGCTGATGGTCCGCTTCGCCCTGGCCTCCCCCGCCCTCGTGCTGGAACGTCAAGGCGTCATTACGTCCCTGCGCCGCTCCGCCAAGCTCGTCCAGGGCGCCTGGTGGCGGGTCTTCGGGATCACGCTGCTGACCCTGCTGCTGGTCTTCGTCGTGAGCATGGTCATCGCCATCCCGTTCACGATCATCGGCTTCGCGGTGGACGGCGCCGGAGTCGGCGATCTGTTCACCGGAACCGGACCCGACTTCGGCTGGCCCTTCCTGATCATCACGGGCATCGGATCCGTGATCGCCTCGTCGATCACCTACCCGATCTCCGCCGGTGTGACGGTGCTCCTCTACGTGGACCAGCGCATCCGCCGCGAAGCGCTCGACCTCGAACTCGCGCGGGCAGCCGGGCTCTCCGGCTACGGATCGGCACCTCCCGGTAACCGATCCACCGGGGGCTGA
- the mtrA gene encoding two-component system response regulator MtrA, whose amino-acid sequence MMSFMKGRVLVVDDDTALAEMLGIVLRGEGFEPSFVADGDKALAAFREAKPDLVLLDLMLPGRDGIEVCRLIRAESGVPIVMLTAKSDTVDVVVGLESGADDYIVKPFKPKELVARIRARLRRSEEPAPEQLTIGDLVIDVAGHSVKRDGQSIALTPLEFDLLVALARKPWQVFTREVLLEQVWGYRHAADTRLVNVHVQRLRSKVEKDPERPEIVVTVRGVGYKAGPS is encoded by the coding sequence ATGATGTCGTTTATGAAGGGACGAGTCCTTGTCGTCGACGACGACACCGCACTGGCCGAGATGCTCGGCATTGTGCTGCGTGGTGAAGGTTTCGAGCCGTCGTTCGTAGCGGACGGTGACAAGGCACTTGCCGCTTTCAGGGAGGCCAAGCCGGATCTGGTGCTGCTCGACCTCATGCTGCCCGGACGGGACGGCATCGAGGTGTGCAGGCTGATCCGGGCCGAGTCGGGTGTTCCGATCGTGATGCTCACTGCCAAGAGCGACACCGTCGATGTCGTGGTCGGGCTCGAGTCCGGGGCCGACGACTACATCGTCAAGCCCTTCAAGCCGAAGGAGCTGGTCGCCCGGATCCGGGCGAGGCTTCGGAGGTCGGAGGAGCCCGCGCCGGAGCAGCTGACGATCGGGGACCTGGTCATCGACGTCGCCGGTCACTCGGTGAAGCGGGACGGGCAGTCGATAGCGCTCACCCCGCTGGAGTTCGACCTGCTGGTCGCGCTCGCGCGCAAGCCCTGGCAGGTCTTCACCCGTGAGGTGCTGCTGGAGCAGGTGTGGGGTTACCGCCACGCCGCCGACACCCGGCTGGTGAACGTCCATGTGCAGCGGCTGCGCTCCAAGGTCGAGAAGGACCCGGAGCGGCCGGAGATCGTGGTGACCGTCCGTGGTGTCGGTTACAAGGCCGGGCCGAGCTGA
- a CDS encoding DUF4350 domain-containing protein, giving the protein MTGLTSSATSMSPSTRQVWNRVRGLLLVLLLLVVAGIAMAALRSGDHHGRLDPRSVDRNGSRAVAELLKNRGVTTRVVTTLEDATSAAGADTTVLVTEPDMLTAAQQQTFRSATASAGGRTVLMAAGPASVGTLAPGVDIGSRTEVSERSPRCDLPAARRAGSADLGGERYVTEAPGADRCYPSGGLPSLVRLDAPNGGDTVLLGAPDILYNDRLDKHGNASLALQLLGSHPELVWYIPSLDDPSAALPTDGDGDDQGSGESDGEDAFLDLIPGGWLWGSLQLLVAAVLAAVWRARRLGPLVTEQLPVAIRASETTEGRARLYRKVNARDRAAASLRSATRTRLAPLLGVSAADTHSPEVLLPAVSAHLPDGEHDLRELLFGAPPADDTALVRLADQLDALEREVRTS; this is encoded by the coding sequence ATGACCGGCCTCACGAGCAGCGCGACGTCCATGTCGCCCTCCACCCGCCAGGTGTGGAACCGCGTCCGTGGCCTGCTCCTCGTGCTCCTGCTTCTCGTCGTGGCCGGCATCGCCATGGCAGCACTGCGGTCGGGTGATCACCACGGCCGCCTCGACCCGCGCTCCGTGGACCGGAACGGCAGCCGTGCTGTCGCCGAGCTCCTGAAGAACCGGGGGGTCACCACCAGGGTCGTCACCACCCTTGAGGACGCCACCTCCGCGGCCGGCGCCGACACCACCGTCCTCGTCACCGAGCCCGACATGCTGACGGCCGCTCAGCAGCAGACCTTCCGGTCCGCGACCGCCTCCGCCGGCGGACGGACCGTGCTGATGGCCGCCGGTCCCGCCTCCGTCGGCACACTCGCGCCAGGCGTCGACATCGGCTCCCGGACCGAGGTGTCCGAGCGCAGCCCTCGATGCGATCTCCCCGCCGCCCGCCGTGCGGGCAGCGCCGATCTCGGCGGCGAGCGTTACGTCACCGAGGCGCCCGGCGCCGACAGGTGCTACCCGAGCGGCGGCCTTCCGTCCCTCGTGAGGCTCGACGCGCCGAACGGCGGCGACACCGTCCTCCTCGGCGCTCCGGACATCCTCTACAACGATCGTCTCGACAAGCACGGCAATGCCTCCCTCGCCCTGCAACTCCTCGGGTCCCACCCCGAACTGGTCTGGTACATCCCTTCACTCGACGACCCCTCCGCGGCGCTCCCCACCGACGGAGACGGCGACGACCAGGGCAGCGGCGAAAGTGACGGCGAGGACGCGTTCCTCGACCTGATCCCCGGTGGCTGGCTGTGGGGCAGTCTGCAACTCCTCGTGGCGGCCGTCCTGGCGGCCGTATGGCGTGCCCGCCGGCTCGGCCCTCTGGTGACCGAACAACTGCCGGTGGCCATCCGCGCGTCGGAGACCACCGAGGGCCGTGCCCGCCTCTACCGCAAGGTGAACGCGCGTGACCGCGCCGCCGCCTCGCTCCGCTCCGCCACCAGAACCCGCCTTGCCCCGCTTCTCGGTGTCTCCGCCGCCGACACGCACTCGCCCGAAGTCCTGCTTCCCGCGGTCTCCGCGCACCTCCCCGATGGTGAGCACGACCTCCGTGAACTCCTCTTCGGCGCTCCCCCGGCCGACGACACCGCACTCGTCCGACTCGCAGACCAACTCGACGCCCTCGAAAGAGAGGTACGCACCTCATGA
- the mtnA gene encoding S-methyl-5-thioribose-1-phosphate isomerase — protein MADQYVQNPVGSEPSKLPVLRWDEPPEGPVLVLLDQTRLPAEEVELVCTDVPVLVRAIQTLAVRGAPLLGIAGAYGVALAALRGFDVDEAAELLETARPTAVNLGYGVRLAASAYRTAVERGADSEQAARAALAAAEELHRRDAEASRLMAGHGLALLDELLPGGGHRILTHCNTGALVSGGEGTAFAVALSAHRAGRLQRLWVDETRPLLQGSRLTAYEAARNGLPYTLLTDNAAGSLFAAGEVDAVLVGADRIAADGSVANKVGTYPLAVLAKYHHVPFVVVAPTTTIDLATPDGSTIEVEQRPGHEVTEVTSPQSAVAGAGSGGQTVAPLGTQAYNPAFDVTPPDLVTAIVTEEGVLSPVTVGGVAELCARSRQVTIS, from the coding sequence ATGGCTGATCAGTACGTACAAAACCCGGTGGGCAGCGAGCCGTCGAAGCTTCCTGTGCTGCGTTGGGACGAGCCGCCCGAAGGACCCGTACTGGTGCTTCTCGACCAGACCCGGCTCCCCGCCGAGGAGGTCGAGCTGGTCTGCACCGACGTTCCGGTCCTGGTGCGCGCGATCCAGACGCTCGCTGTTCGCGGGGCGCCGCTCCTCGGGATCGCCGGTGCGTACGGGGTGGCGCTCGCGGCGCTGCGGGGCTTCGACGTGGACGAGGCCGCGGAGCTCCTGGAGACCGCGCGGCCCACCGCGGTGAACCTCGGGTACGGGGTGCGGCTGGCGGCGTCCGCGTACCGGACCGCCGTCGAGCGCGGGGCCGACAGCGAACAGGCGGCCCGTGCGGCGCTCGCGGCGGCCGAGGAACTGCACCGCCGTGACGCGGAGGCCAGCAGGCTGATGGCCGGGCACGGTCTGGCGCTGCTGGACGAGCTGCTCCCCGGCGGGGGTCACCGGATCCTGACGCACTGCAACACCGGGGCACTGGTGTCCGGTGGCGAGGGGACGGCGTTCGCCGTCGCGCTCTCGGCGCACCGCGCGGGCCGGCTCCAGCGCCTGTGGGTGGACGAGACGCGGCCGCTGCTGCAGGGCTCACGGCTCACCGCCTACGAGGCGGCACGAAACGGGCTGCCGTACACGCTGCTGACGGACAACGCCGCGGGATCCCTGTTCGCGGCCGGAGAGGTGGACGCCGTGCTGGTCGGGGCGGACCGGATCGCCGCGGACGGCTCGGTGGCGAACAAGGTCGGGACCTATCCGCTGGCCGTCCTCGCCAAGTACCACCACGTGCCGTTCGTGGTGGTCGCCCCTACGACGACGATCGACCTCGCCACACCGGACGGCTCGACGATCGAGGTGGAGCAGCGGCCTGGACACGAGGTGACGGAGGTAACATCCCCGCAGTCCGCAGTGGCCGGCGCCGGAAGCGGCGGGCAGACAGTGGCCCCCCTGGGAACCCAGGCGTACAACCCCGCATTCGATGTCACGCCGCCGGATCTGGTGACGGCGATCGTCACCGAGGAGGGGGTGTTGTCGCCCGTCACCGTGGGCGGCGTAGCGGAGCTGTGTGCCAGGTCACGCCAGGTAACGATTAGCTAA